The Candidatus Woesearchaeota archaeon sequence GTTCTCTGTCCTGCTCACAGCTTCGTCGAGTGTCATTTTCCAGCCTGACCTTCATTTTGCCCTCTGGTGGGGTTTCATTTTACGGCTTTAAGAACTTTATTCAATATTTTTACTTATAATACGCAATATTTATATAATCTATACGTTTAATATGTATAATATGGCGGAATTTAAGCTTGATAAAAAGGACAGGGCAATCATAAGGGCTTTGGAGGAAAACGGCCGTGCCATGATAAAGGACATATCCAAAAAAACAGGAATCCCGCGGGACAGCGTGAATTACAGGATTAGAAAACTGGTGGGCCAAAAAGTCATCAAGGGGTTTGTCCCTGTCTGCGACACCCTGAAGATGGGATACCCTATCTATTCATGGGTGACCATGCAGCTCCAGAATTTCAATGAGGAAACTGAAAAAAAATTCAGGAATTACCTGCACCATAACAGGAATGTAATCTATATCGCGAGGGTGACCGGCGATTTTCACTACATAATCACCGTTGCTGCAAAATCCATCCCGGAATTTGACATCGTGCTCAGGGAATTGCTGGCAAAGTTTCCAAATCTCATCAAATCCTACACAACTTCCCTCCTGATTGAGGAAGCGCAGTATGACACCTTTTACAGGCTGATAGAGTGATAATTTATAAGGCAGCAAACTGACACAGCCTTATAGCAGGCAAGGCAAATGCAGGACAAAATACTTGAAATTATCTTTGACAAGGATGATGTTACGTGGCAGACCATGATCTATGAGCTTGTCAAGACAGAGCAGATGGACCCCTGGGATATTGACCTGTCAGTTATATCAGAAAAATTCCTGGAAATGGTCAGGCAGCTCAAGGAGATGGACTTCAGGATTTCCGGAAAGGTTATCCTTGCTGCAGCTGTCCTGCTGAAAATCAAGGCAGTAAGGCTGGTCAGGGACGACCTCAGCGAATTTGACAAGCTTCTGATTGCCACTGAGGAAATGTCAGAGGAGCAGTTCTATGGCGATTTGGAAGAGGAGCAAAAGCAAAAGCAGCAGCTGCCTGAGGGCGAGGAGTTCAAGCTCATTCCCAGGACTCCGCAGCCCAGGAAACGTAAGGTTTCTGTCTATGACCTTGTAAATGCCCTGCAAAAAGCCCTGGAAGTGAAGCACAGGAGGGTCATGCGGGAAATTCCGGAAATAAAAGTGCACCTTCCTGAATATCACGTAGACATCAGCGTAATCATAACAAAACTATTTGACAGGATTGACAATTATTTCAAGAAAAAGGGCAAGGACAGGCTGAATTTCAACCAATTGGTGCCATCTGATGAAAGGCTTGACAGGGTTATGACCTTCATACCATTGCTTCATCTTACCAGCCAGCGGAAAATTGACCTCGAGCAAAAGGAGCATTTCGGGGAAATATGGATCACTTTGCCTATGGCCAGGCCGACAGATATTGAGCTGGAAGAAGAGGAAGAAGAAAAAACCGGGAAAAGGAAAGGCAAAAATGCGCAGCCAGCGGAAAGCAATGGCAATAAAAAGCCAACAAGAAAAAAAGGTCCATCAAAAAAACAGGCAGGGTATGATACGACCAAAGAGCCACAGGAGACAGAGCCAACAAAAATTGAATCCACTGGTGAACCAGAAAGCCCGCTGAAAATGGGCAAAATTGATGAGCCCGGTACAAATCCTGAGCCAGAATCCAGAGGTCAGGATATATAAAGCTATATAAATGACCCATTTTTCTAATGTTTCACCTATACGGGCACTGAAGCTGATAATCATGCAGCCAGAGTCAATGCAGCAGCATCGGCAAGGCATTTGTTTAGCAAAATAATTTGAGCAAAAAAGGCAGCTTCATCTGCCGGGCAGCGGGGTGTTAAAAATCCATGAACTGAAAATTTTTTCGGGAAATGCCCATCCTGAGTTGGCTTCTGAGATTGCCACATACCTTGGCGAGCCAATGGGCAAGCTAACGGTCAAGCCCTTTGCCGACGGGGAAATTTATGTCAAAATCGACGAAAGCGTCAGGGGCTGCGATATTTTTGTTGTCCAGCCAACCTGCAAGTCTGTCAACCATAACCTGGTTGAACTGGCAATCATGATTGATGCATTTCGCAGGGCATCTGCCGGAAGAATTACCGCAGTAATCCCCTACTATGGCTATGCCAGGCAGGACAGAAAAGCCTATCCCAGGGAGCCTATCACTGCAAAGCTTGTGGCAAACCTGTTGGTTGCAGCTGGCGTCCAGCGTGTTCTCACACTTGATTTGCACAGCGGGCAGGTACAGGGCTTCTTTGACATTCCAGTGGACCATCTTTATGCATTGCCTCTCATTGTGACTCATTTCAGGAGGCTGAAACTCACAGACCTGGTCGTTGTCAGCCCGGATGCAGGCGGAGTGAAAAGGGCAAGCAGGCTGGCACAGGAGCTTCAGGTCCCGCTGGTCATACTTGACAAAAGGAGGCCTACGCATAACACCGCTGAAATTACAAATGTGATTGGCGAGATAAAGGGCAGGAATGCAATTATTATCGATGACATGATTGACACTGCGGGAACAATTTGTGAGGCCGCCAAGGCAATAAAAAAAGCTGGCGCAAAAGACGTATTCCTGACAGCCACCCATGCCTTGCTGTCTCCTCCATCGATAGACAGGCTTAAGGCCGCCCCTGTGAAGGAGGTTGTTGTCACCAACACAATCCCAATTCCAGAGGAATCGCGATTTGAGAATCTTACAGTGCTTTCAGTGGCTTCACTTATCGGGGAAGCAATCAAGAATATCCACACTGAGGGGTCTGTGAGCCACATATCTGAAAAGCAGCTAACACTTAATACAAAGGATTACTGACTGGCAGGACATGGGCCCGGCATGCCTTAAGAGTTGATCAGAGCCATGGAAAAAAACAAACAAATGCTTCAGGAAAAATACCTGGAATTTCAGACTCAGGAGCAGAAAATCAAGCAATTGCAGGCAAGCCTGCAGAACATTGATTCGCAAATACTTGAGCTTAAATCCATGCAGGATGCCATAACTGACCTGCAGAAAGTCAAGGACGGCTCTGAAGTCCTCATGCCTGTCACCCCCGGGATGTTTGTAAAAGGGACTATCACTGACAGCAAGAAAATATTGGTCAATGTGGGCAGCAATGTTGTTGTTGACAAGACAATCAAGGAAACCCTGGGGCTCCTGGATAAGCAGAGCAGGGAGGTTGAAAGCATCCGCCAGCAATTCATCGGTGAGATGCAGAAGGTCACAGATCGCATGCAAGCCCTTGAAATGGAGCTTCAATCCCTGGTATCAGGGGAAGAATAGGCAAAATGTTCAATTTCTTAAAAGACAAGCTGAAGAACGCCATCTCCAAATTTAAGAAAACCATAGAAGGCGAGCCCAGGGAAGAAATAAAACCTGAGCCGAAGCAAGAAAAAAAGCCAGCTGAAAAAAAGCCCGCAGATGCAAAAAAACAGGCTGAGGCAAAAAAGCCCGCTGAAAAGAAAAAAATTGCCGAGCCAAAGCCAAAACAGATTCCTTCTAAAAAACCTGAACCAAAACCGGTTGAGTATAGGGCAAAGCCTGCCAAGCAGGAAATCGAGCCGGGAATAAATCAGGAGATAAAAAGAGAGACAAAACAGGAGATTAAACCGGCCCGGCCTGAAGAGGGGCCGGCTGAAAAAAAATCATTTTTCTCCCGCATAAAAGAAACTTTTACTGGCAGGAAGGAACCGGAAAAAGAAGAAAAAATCGCAGAAAAGGAAGAAAAGGTTGCCGAGCCAGCACCAAAAAAGCATGAAGAAAAACCGGAGGCAAAAAAGCCAGAAGAGGCTGAGCTGGA is a genomic window containing:
- a CDS encoding ribose-phosphate pyrophosphokinase, whose product is MLKIHELKIFSGNAHPELASEIATYLGEPMGKLTVKPFADGEIYVKIDESVRGCDIFVVQPTCKSVNHNLVELAIMIDAFRRASAGRITAVIPYYGYARQDRKAYPREPITAKLVANLLVAAGVQRVLTLDLHSGQVQGFFDIPVDHLYALPLIVTHFRRLKLTDLVVVSPDAGGVKRASRLAQELQVPLVILDKRRPTHNTAEITNVIGEIKGRNAIIIDDMIDTAGTICEAAKAIKKAGAKDVFLTATHALLSPPSIDRLKAAPVKEVVVTNTIPIPEESRFENLTVLSVASLIGEAIKNIHTEGSVSHISEKQLTLNTKDY
- a CDS encoding segregation/condensation protein A; its protein translation is MQDKILEIIFDKDDVTWQTMIYELVKTEQMDPWDIDLSVISEKFLEMVRQLKEMDFRISGKVILAAAVLLKIKAVRLVRDDLSEFDKLLIATEEMSEEQFYGDLEEEQKQKQQLPEGEEFKLIPRTPQPRKRKVSVYDLVNALQKALEVKHRRVMREIPEIKVHLPEYHVDISVIITKLFDRIDNYFKKKGKDRLNFNQLVPSDERLDRVMTFIPLLHLTSQRKIDLEQKEHFGEIWITLPMARPTDIELEEEEEEKTGKRKGKNAQPAESNGNKKPTRKKGPSKKQAGYDTTKEPQETEPTKIESTGEPESPLKMGKIDEPGTNPEPESRGQDI
- the pfdA gene encoding prefoldin subunit alpha; translation: MEKNKQMLQEKYLEFQTQEQKIKQLQASLQNIDSQILELKSMQDAITDLQKVKDGSEVLMPVTPGMFVKGTITDSKKILVNVGSNVVVDKTIKETLGLLDKQSREVESIRQQFIGEMQKVTDRMQALEMELQSLVSGEE
- a CDS encoding Lrp/AsnC family transcriptional regulator; its protein translation is MAEFKLDKKDRAIIRALEENGRAMIKDISKKTGIPRDSVNYRIRKLVGQKVIKGFVPVCDTLKMGYPIYSWVTMQLQNFNEETEKKFRNYLHHNRNVIYIARVTGDFHYIITVAAKSIPEFDIVLRELLAKFPNLIKSYTTSLLIEEAQYDTFYRLIE